The following proteins come from a genomic window of Terribacillus aidingensis:
- a CDS encoding GNAT family N-acetyltransferase, protein MIQITLANPDHVAGISKVCSEGYWATYKETHSEKYIQGIINEFYNHDRILKEVSETSRDWGGYFVAIEDGEVLGAIGGGMISEGVGEVFVLYLDPDRRNEGIGTKLLDALTKQQKEQFNATEQWVSVAKGNQKGIPFYEARGFVVQHERPGYHDIDGERYPALRYYRKI, encoded by the coding sequence ATGATACAAATAACACTGGCAAATCCAGACCATGTAGCGGGTATATCCAAAGTGTGTAGCGAAGGCTATTGGGCCACGTACAAAGAAACACATTCGGAGAAGTACATTCAAGGGATAATCAATGAGTTTTATAATCACGACAGGATCTTAAAAGAAGTATCGGAGACGAGCAGAGATTGGGGCGGATACTTTGTTGCGATCGAAGATGGAGAAGTGCTGGGAGCTATCGGTGGTGGAATGATCAGTGAAGGTGTCGGAGAGGTGTTCGTTTTATATCTTGATCCTGATCGACGCAATGAGGGGATAGGGACGAAATTGCTAGATGCCCTCACTAAACAGCAAAAGGAACAATTTAACGCTACTGAACAGTGGGTATCTGTAGCAAAGGGAAATCAGAAGGGAATACCCTTTTATGAAGCAAGAGGGTTTGTCGTCCAGCATGAGCGACCTGGGTATCATGATATAGATGGAGAAAGATATCCTGCCTTGAGATATTATCGGAAAATATAG
- a CDS encoding carboxymuconolactone decarboxylase family protein gives MARISKSKFGRTSFSKLLGHNLGIMTAWSELADILEKDAKLSKNLKEQVRRTLAQNNGCDYCKAKGKPDTDLFDEKTSVAVGFATVFQACDKRDVPDSSFAILKEYFSEAEISELCAFICFTTAQQYFGALMNLEAEE, from the coding sequence ATGGCAAGAATATCAAAGTCAAAATTCGGAAGAACAAGCTTTTCGAAATTATTAGGACATAACCTGGGAATCATGACAGCCTGGTCAGAACTAGCCGATATTTTAGAGAAAGATGCTAAGCTATCTAAAAACTTGAAGGAACAAGTAAGGCGTACTCTTGCTCAAAACAACGGATGCGATTATTGCAAAGCGAAAGGAAAACCGGATACAGATTTGTTTGATGAGAAGACATCTGTTGCAGTAGGGTTTGCTACAGTCTTTCAAGCCTGCGATAAAAGAGATGTTCCTGATTCGTCCTTTGCAATACTGAAAGAATATTTTTCTGAGGCCGAGATCAGTGAACTTTGTGCGTTCATCTGTTTTACGACTGCTCAGCAGTATTTTGGAGCGTTGATGAATCTGGAAGCGGAGGAGTAA
- a CDS encoding type II CAAX endopeptidase family protein yields the protein MPARYWFVILTYIVMQLSSILLLPFVPWMEDRGLDMATVSYWWSVISFLLAVVIVCILLRKDMRTPAVRSATGPGMTIVWIIIGFFGAYAGQVIAGLIEMYAFGITQGSENTSNILDAVREVPAFVLIVVVFAPILEEIIFRKILFGEIYKRTNFFVAVLISALVFGAVHGDFLHLLQYFVMGVVFAALYVQTKRIIVPIITHSLMNLMVVIIQLYLTPERMEEMERMQKQLENMQMIIFGG from the coding sequence TTGCCAGCTCGTTATTGGTTCGTCATATTGACATATATTGTGATGCAGCTTTCCTCCATACTGCTCTTGCCTTTCGTTCCTTGGATGGAAGATCGAGGATTGGATATGGCAACTGTATCGTATTGGTGGAGTGTGATCAGCTTCCTTCTTGCTGTCGTTATCGTCTGCATTTTGCTGCGCAAGGACATGCGCACACCTGCAGTACGGAGCGCTACTGGTCCTGGAATGACGATTGTCTGGATTATCATCGGATTCTTTGGCGCTTATGCCGGACAGGTGATTGCAGGTTTGATCGAGATGTATGCTTTTGGAATCACACAAGGCTCAGAAAATACGTCCAACATCTTGGATGCTGTCAGAGAGGTTCCAGCGTTCGTACTAATTGTCGTTGTCTTCGCACCAATATTGGAGGAAATCATTTTCCGTAAGATACTATTCGGCGAAATCTACAAGCGAACAAACTTCTTCGTAGCAGTACTTATCTCCGCACTCGTATTCGGTGCCGTACATGGAGATTTCTTGCACCTATTGCAATACTTTGTCATGGGTGTCGTTTTTGCAGCTCTATATGTACAGACAAAACGAATCATCGTACCCATCATCACACACAGCTTAATGAACCTGATGGTTGTCATCATCCAGCTCTATCTCACCCCTGAAAGAATGGAAGAAATGGAAAGAATGCAGAAACAACTAGAAAATATGCAAATGATCATCTTTGGAGGATAA
- a CDS encoding DUF4305 domain-containing protein, which produces MIRSPLPAAILYLVIGVFFVYWAIHDVQAAKDWTIFSILLAVFAAFDFYTSFRYFSLYFKIKKMNNKK; this is translated from the coding sequence ATGATACGTTCACCATTGCCCGCCGCGATACTCTACCTTGTAATAGGTGTCTTCTTCGTCTATTGGGCCATTCATGACGTACAGGCAGCGAAAGACTGGACGATTTTCAGTATCTTACTTGCAGTGTTCGCTGCATTTGATTTTTACACGTCGTTCCGTTATTTCAGCCTTTACTTCAAAATCAAGAAAATGAACAACAAGAAATGA
- the groL gene encoding chaperonin GroEL (60 kDa chaperone family; promotes refolding of misfolded polypeptides especially under stressful conditions; forms two stacked rings of heptamers to form a barrel-shaped 14mer; ends can be capped by GroES; misfolded proteins enter the barrel where they are refolded when GroES binds) — protein MAKDIKFSEDARRSMLRGVDTLADAVKVTLGPKGRNVVLDKKFGSPLITNDGVTIAKEIELEDAFENMGAQLVSEVASKTNEIAGDGTTTATVLAQAMIREGLKNVASGANPVGVRRGIEKAVDVAIKQLKEISKPIEGKESIAQVAAISAADEEVGKLIAEAMERVGNDGVITIEESRGFNTELEVVEGMQFDRGYASPYMVSDQDKMEAVLEDPYILITDKKISSIQEVLPVLEQVVQQGKPLLMIAEDVEGEALATLVVNKLRGTFNAVAVKAPGFGDRRKAMLEDIATLTGGEVITEDLGLDLKNTQITQLGRASKVVVTKENTTIVEGNGNPENISSRVAQIRAQVEETTSEFDKEKLQERLAKLSGGVAVIKVGAATETELKERKLRIEDALNSTRAAVEEGIVAGGGTALVNIYNNVAGLELTGDEATGAKIVLRAIEEPVRQIAHNAGLEGSVIIERLKKEDVGIGFNAATGEWVNMLETGIVDPTKVTRSALQNAASVAAMFLTTEAVVADKPEENAGGGMPDMGGMGGMGGMM, from the coding sequence ATGGCTAAAGATATTAAGTTCTCTGAAGACGCTCGTCGTTCCATGCTGCGCGGTGTGGACACACTTGCTGATGCAGTTAAAGTAACACTCGGACCAAAAGGCCGTAACGTTGTATTGGATAAGAAATTCGGTTCTCCGCTAATCACGAATGATGGTGTGACAATCGCAAAAGAAATCGAACTAGAAGATGCATTCGAAAACATGGGTGCGCAGCTTGTATCTGAAGTTGCTTCCAAAACAAACGAAATCGCTGGTGACGGTACTACTACAGCAACTGTCCTTGCGCAAGCAATGATCCGCGAAGGTCTTAAAAACGTTGCTTCTGGTGCGAACCCAGTAGGCGTACGCCGCGGTATCGAAAAAGCTGTTGATGTAGCTATCAAGCAGCTTAAAGAAATCTCTAAACCAATCGAAGGCAAAGAGTCTATCGCACAAGTAGCGGCAATCTCTGCAGCTGACGAAGAAGTTGGTAAACTAATTGCAGAAGCAATGGAGCGCGTTGGTAACGACGGCGTTATCACGATCGAAGAATCCCGCGGCTTCAACACAGAGCTTGAAGTTGTAGAAGGCATGCAATTCGATCGCGGATATGCTTCCCCGTACATGGTTTCTGACCAAGATAAAATGGAAGCAGTTCTTGAAGATCCATACATCTTGATCACAGATAAAAAAATCTCCAGCATCCAGGAAGTACTTCCTGTGCTTGAGCAAGTTGTACAGCAAGGCAAGCCACTATTGATGATCGCTGAAGACGTAGAAGGCGAAGCACTTGCAACACTTGTTGTGAACAAACTACGCGGTACATTCAACGCTGTTGCTGTTAAAGCTCCTGGCTTCGGTGATCGTCGTAAAGCAATGCTAGAAGATATCGCGACACTAACTGGTGGTGAAGTGATCACAGAAGACCTAGGTCTTGATCTGAAAAACACGCAAATCACACAGCTTGGCCGTGCTTCTAAAGTTGTTGTTACAAAAGAAAACACAACTATCGTTGAAGGTAACGGTAACCCAGAAAACATTTCTTCCCGCGTAGCACAAATCCGTGCACAAGTAGAAGAAACTACTTCTGAATTCGACAAAGAAAAACTACAAGAGCGCCTAGCGAAGCTTTCTGGCGGTGTTGCAGTAATCAAAGTCGGTGCTGCTACTGAAACAGAATTGAAAGAACGCAAACTACGCATCGAAGACGCCCTTAACTCTACTCGCGCAGCAGTAGAAGAAGGTATCGTAGCTGGTGGTGGTACTGCTCTAGTCAACATCTACAACAACGTTGCAGGTCTTGAACTAACTGGCGACGAAGCAACTGGTGCGAAAATCGTCCTTCGTGCAATCGAAGAACCAGTGCGCCAAATCGCACACAACGCAGGCCTTGAAGGATCCGTTATCATCGAGCGTCTTAAAAAAGAAGACGTCGGCATCGGCTTCAACGCAGCAACAGGCGAATGGGTAAACATGCTTGAAACAGGCATCGTTGACCCAACGAAAGTAACACGCTCCGCACTTCAAAACGCAGCATCCGTAGCAGCTATGTTCCTAACTACGGAAGCAGTAGTAGCTGACAAGCCAGAAGAAAACGCTGGCGGCGGCATGCCTGACATGGGCGGTATGGGTGGAATGGGCGGTATGATGTAA
- a CDS encoding FusB/FusC family EF-G-binding protein: protein MDKRKTTEQAFIRNDQYNFIARQVSHIINAYATVNHRDTLDGVKLHAFSKVEAMLPDMTKAQQVLLNRLLELEDDQAAEAFLSELKQYVTPFRKVSKKTVEKLFPKAKKLQMPDLDALDYQRLSYIGWFDTRAHKQHLIVEYQGKLKGISGVFNESSTQGICALCNSLDDVALFVTRVKSGKETYVNRGNYICKDSQACNEKLTDLRKVDAFLDNLFQ from the coding sequence ATGGATAAACGAAAAACTACAGAACAAGCATTCATCCGGAATGACCAATATAACTTCATCGCGCGGCAGGTGTCTCATATTATCAATGCCTATGCTACGGTAAACCATAGAGATACACTGGACGGGGTGAAACTCCACGCCTTCTCAAAAGTAGAAGCGATGCTGCCGGATATGACAAAAGCTCAACAAGTACTTCTTAACCGTCTCCTCGAATTGGAAGATGATCAAGCAGCAGAAGCATTTCTATCCGAGCTGAAGCAGTATGTCACTCCATTTCGGAAGGTATCGAAGAAAACGGTGGAGAAGCTATTTCCGAAAGCGAAAAAGCTCCAGATGCCTGATCTGGATGCACTGGATTATCAAAGATTGTCGTATATCGGATGGTTCGACACGCGAGCACATAAGCAGCACTTGATCGTAGAATATCAAGGCAAGCTCAAAGGCATTTCCGGTGTCTTTAATGAAAGCAGCACACAGGGCATCTGTGCATTATGTAACAGCCTTGATGATGTTGCCTTGTTCGTCACAAGGGTCAAGAGCGGGAAAGAGACCTATGTGAATAGAGGAAACTATATATGCAAGGACAGTCAAGCATGTAATGAAAAGCTGACGGATTTAAGGAAAGTAGATGCTTTTCTAGACAATCTGTTTCAGTAA
- a CDS encoding DoxX family protein, which translates to MIIQWIRNSKAAAALWAVIRIYLGYSWLTGGLGKLTGGGFDASGFLQGAVAQAGGDHPAVQGWWAVFLEQVALPNAGLFSFLVMWGEILVGIALILGVFTNFAALMGITMNFAFLFSGTVSTNAQMVLLTVFLLVAGANAGRYGLDRWVIAYLRNHYPKHAPKTPTKPIAS; encoded by the coding sequence ATGATCATACAGTGGATTCGAAATAGTAAAGCAGCAGCGGCACTTTGGGCAGTAATCCGGATTTATCTAGGCTATAGCTGGTTAACAGGCGGACTTGGCAAACTGACCGGCGGCGGTTTTGATGCAAGTGGCTTCCTGCAAGGCGCTGTCGCGCAAGCCGGCGGAGATCATCCAGCGGTACAAGGCTGGTGGGCGGTCTTCCTAGAACAAGTCGCATTGCCTAACGCAGGGTTGTTCAGCTTCCTCGTCATGTGGGGAGAAATACTTGTCGGAATCGCACTTATTCTCGGCGTCTTTACCAACTTTGCAGCTCTAATGGGAATAACAATGAACTTCGCCTTCCTGTTCAGCGGAACCGTCAGCACAAACGCACAAATGGTCTTGCTTACTGTCTTCCTGCTAGTCGCAGGAGCTAATGCTGGACGGTACGGGCTCGATCGCTGGGTAATAGCATACCTAAGAAATCACTACCCAAAACATGCACCGAAAACGCCGACGAAGCCGATTGCTTCTTAA
- a CDS encoding Lrp/AsnC family transcriptional regulator has product MKIDDTDRRILVELTANSRLSMSELGRRVNLSSPSVKERVQQMESFGVIKKYTLEIDYEKLGQPVQCIIEATMKNGNYKGFKALIETMDNVDFCYRIAGNACFILKMRFENFAQVEEFIDSIASYAMTVTHFIFSQIDVNAKRADR; this is encoded by the coding sequence ATGAAAATAGATGATACAGATAGAAGAATTCTTGTGGAGTTAACGGCAAATAGCCGACTATCCATGAGCGAACTTGGACGCCGGGTTAATTTATCCTCACCTTCTGTAAAGGAACGTGTGCAACAGATGGAGTCCTTCGGGGTAATAAAGAAGTACACACTGGAAATTGATTATGAGAAGCTGGGCCAACCTGTCCAGTGCATCATTGAAGCAACGATGAAGAATGGTAATTATAAGGGTTTCAAAGCCCTTATCGAGACAATGGATAATGTGGATTTCTGTTACCGGATTGCCGGCAATGCCTGCTTTATCCTGAAGATGCGTTTTGAGAATTTTGCTCAGGTGGAGGAATTCATTGATTCAATCGCTTCCTATGCTATGACTGTTACACACTTCATCTTTTCACAGATAGATGTCAACGCAAAAAGAGCAGACCGATAA
- the groES gene encoding co-chaperone GroES, whose amino-acid sequence MLKPLGDRVVIELVEQEEKTAFGIVLPESAKEKPQEGKVVAVGSGRVTDNGERVALEVAEGDLIIFSKYSGTELKYEGKDYLILRESDILAVLG is encoded by the coding sequence ATGTTGAAGCCACTAGGCGATCGTGTCGTAATTGAACTTGTAGAGCAGGAGGAGAAAACAGCATTCGGTATCGTGCTTCCTGAATCTGCGAAGGAAAAACCGCAAGAAGGTAAAGTTGTTGCCGTCGGTAGCGGTCGTGTAACCGATAATGGAGAAAGAGTTGCGCTGGAAGTTGCAGAAGGCGATTTGATTATCTTCTCTAAATACTCTGGTACAGAATTGAAATACGAAGGAAAAGATTACTTAATTCTTCGCGAAAGCGACATCCTTGCAGTACTAGGATAA